The following are encoded in a window of Miltoncostaea marina genomic DNA:
- a CDS encoding serine/threonine-protein kinase: MPPRLRRGAPRRVTLGSALVGRYELRELLGDGAMGSVYRAFDRELHREVAVKSLLPELAGDPVFVERFEREARALARLRHPNIIGLYDMVRPPDGGLFLILELVRGRSLQAVLDREAPLPWARCARIGIEVCSALAAAHDAGVVHRDIKPANVLMEEDGTARVADFGIAHLAGAAGTTRAGLMLGTPEYISPEQAEGRPATGRADLYSLCVVLFEASTGRLPYTSDEGVRAIAMQHIAAPVPDSLRLAPALPAEAAAIIERGMRKDPADRFADAAELAAALSATRDLPPRRPPRRTAAPTVIAPAEGPEEPAEPEPVADPEPVAERDPVADPRAVSEPAAVAGPPAPPPRREPAPPPLVWDGPPATVMAPAGDDPAGRPQRRRRVAALLAAAVIVAAAAAGGFLAGGSGGGDPPPAPGARAVEADRVSTELPGDWAPAAAGIPGVALAGGAAYAPPDGSGVIAVGRSGGRGATLLPPALLRRLPAQPRGEAVDLGGIRALRHRGLDADGVAGELTVYAVPTDDGVATLACHASPADAGAVAAACDAAAAALDPGDGHVYALDPAPSYARAVGEAMRLLRRARAGGLANLRGARLPGPQAAAADGVARAHAAAARALRAVDPGPSREAAHRRLVDAVAGGGDAFTRLAAAARAERGAGFDGARREVARADARLQAALRALAALGYDIR, translated from the coding sequence GTGCCGCCGCGCCTGCGCCGCGGCGCCCCCCGGCGGGTGACGCTGGGGAGCGCCCTCGTCGGCCGGTACGAGCTGCGCGAGCTGCTCGGCGACGGCGCGATGGGCAGCGTCTACCGGGCCTTCGACCGCGAGCTCCACCGCGAGGTCGCGGTCAAGTCGCTGCTGCCCGAGCTGGCGGGCGACCCCGTGTTCGTCGAGCGATTCGAGCGGGAGGCGCGCGCCCTCGCCCGCCTGCGCCACCCCAATATCATCGGGCTGTACGACATGGTGCGCCCGCCGGACGGCGGCCTGTTCCTGATCCTGGAGCTCGTGCGCGGCCGGTCGCTGCAGGCCGTGCTGGACCGGGAGGCCCCGCTGCCCTGGGCGCGGTGCGCGCGGATCGGCATCGAGGTCTGCAGCGCGCTGGCGGCGGCGCACGACGCGGGCGTCGTGCACCGCGACATCAAGCCCGCCAACGTGCTGATGGAGGAGGACGGCACCGCCCGGGTCGCCGACTTCGGCATCGCGCACCTCGCCGGCGCGGCCGGGACGACCCGCGCCGGGCTGATGCTCGGCACCCCCGAGTACATCTCGCCCGAGCAGGCCGAGGGGCGCCCCGCGACCGGGCGGGCCGACCTCTACAGCCTGTGCGTCGTGCTGTTCGAGGCCAGCACCGGGCGGCTGCCGTACACCTCGGACGAGGGCGTGCGCGCCATCGCGATGCAGCACATCGCCGCCCCCGTCCCCGACTCCCTCCGCCTGGCGCCGGCCCTGCCCGCCGAGGCCGCGGCGATCATCGAGCGCGGCATGCGGAAGGACCCGGCGGACCGCTTCGCGGACGCCGCAGAGCTGGCCGCCGCGCTGTCGGCGACCCGCGACCTGCCCCCGCGGCGGCCGCCGCGCCGGACGGCGGCGCCCACGGTCATCGCGCCCGCCGAGGGGCCGGAGGAGCCGGCCGAGCCGGAGCCCGTCGCCGATCCGGAGCCGGTCGCGGAGCGGGATCCGGTCGCGGACCCTCGGGCCGTCTCGGAGCCGGCGGCCGTCGCCGGACCCCCGGCGCCCCCGCCGCGCCGCGAGCCGGCCCCGCCGCCGCTCGTCTGGGACGGGCCCCCCGCGACGGTGATGGCGCCCGCCGGCGACGACCCCGCTGGGCGCCCGCAGCGCCGCCGGCGCGTGGCGGCGCTGCTCGCCGCCGCGGTCATCGTGGCGGCCGCCGCCGCGGGCGGGTTCCTCGCGGGCGGGTCCGGCGGCGGCGACCCGCCGCCCGCCCCGGGCGCCCGGGCCGTGGAGGCCGACCGGGTGTCGACCGAGCTGCCGGGCGACTGGGCGCCGGCGGCGGCCGGGATCCCCGGCGTCGCGCTCGCCGGCGGCGCGGCCTACGCGCCCCCCGACGGCTCCGGCGTCATCGCGGTCGGCCGCTCGGGGGGGCGCGGCGCCACGCTGCTGCCGCCGGCGCTGCTCAGGCGGCTGCCCGCGCAGCCGCGGGGCGAGGCGGTCGACCTGGGCGGCATCCGGGCGCTGCGCCATCGCGGCCTTGACGCCGACGGAGTCGCCGGCGAGCTCACCGTCTACGCCGTCCCCACCGACGACGGCGTCGCGACGCTCGCGTGCCACGCCTCGCCCGCCGACGCCGGCGCCGTCGCGGCCGCCTGCGACGCCGCGGCGGCCGCGCTCGACCCGGGCGACGGGCACGTCTACGCGCTCGACCCCGCCCCCTCGTACGCGCGGGCGGTCGGCGAGGCGATGAGGCTTCTGCGCCGGGCGCGCGCCGGCGGCCTCGCCAACCTGCGCGGCGCCCGCCTGCCGGGCCCCCAGGCGGCCGCCGCGGACGGCGTGGCGCGCGCCCACGCCGCCGCGGCGCGCGCGCTGCGCGCGGTGGACCCCGGCCCCTCGCGCGAGGCCGCCCACCGCCGGCTGGTGGACGCCGTGGCCGGCGGCGGCGACGCGTTCACGAGGCTTGCCGCGGCCGCGCGCGCCGAGCGCGGGGCCGGGTTCGACGGGGCGCGCCGGGAGGTCGCCCGCGCCGACGCACGGCTGCAGGCGGCCCTGCGCGCGCTTGCGGCGCTCGGATACGACATCCGCTGA